A single Methanobacterium sp. DNA region contains:
- a CDS encoding helix-turn-helix domain-containing protein, producing the protein MDEIISGLKIDVKVYQRAIFLKMVMQKKPISHAAEFVGVTRETGFNWLKKYNEKGFDGLIPKYG; encoded by the coding sequence TTGGATGAGATTATTTCTGGGCTTAAAATTGATGTTAAGGTTTATCAAAGGGCTATTTTTTTGAAAATGGTCATGCAAAAAAAGCCTATTTCACATGCAGCAGAATTTGTGGGTGTTACTAGAGAAACTGGATTCAATTGGCTGAAAAAATATAATGAAAAAGGTTTTGATGGTTTAATTCCCAAATATGGTG